Proteins from a genomic interval of Papaver somniferum cultivar HN1 chromosome 4, ASM357369v1, whole genome shotgun sequence:
- the LOC113276655 gene encoding CBS domain-containing protein CBSCBSPB1-like isoform X4, whose product MVMQIAFEIPGHQVFMLFQRNFKMNGSGGFYGKNFGSSNYSSSSLTRRKSMDIGGIDNLGRRSTSSSRYMGAAGEHTVKRLRLSRALTVPETTSIFEDIATRVIARELNLQDTPVSNVMTRNPAFVLSNTPAVEALQKMVQGKFRHLPVVENGKVIALVDIAKCLYDAIARMERVAEKGKAIAAAVEGVEKQWGTSASGPNTFIETIRERMFKPSLSTIVDENSKVVTVSRTDTVLTATKKMLECKLKSAIVTVDNNPCGILTSKDILMRVIGQNLPPESTYAETVMTPDPEGASIDTPIVVALQKMHDGKFLHLPVIDRDGSVVTVLDVIHITHAAVATVENSGVGNEPASAIMQNFWDSTMASGPLEDEDSRSEGSMKLTSEETDPDSRYSGSNLPNSFGFKLEDKKGLLHRFTSDTRSLTDLTTCILQRVGDDIDPNHLPQILYEDEDRDKVIIASDSDLTTAVEHAKEVGLKGLRLHLDYSESSMGKSQSMEFANRNAWAGAYSAVAAGTAVVASIGIFAFLKRYNS is encoded by the exons ATGGTAATGCAAATTGCTTTCGAAATACCTGGTCACCAAGTGTTCATGTTATTTCAG AGGAATTTCAAGATGAATGGTTCAGGAGGTTTCTATGGGAAGAATTTTGGATCAAGTAAttactcttcatcttctcttacGAGGAGGAAAAGTATGGATATCGGAGGCATTGATAATCTTGGACGAAGATCGACTTCGTCTTCCCGTTACAT GGGAGCAGCTGGTGAGCATACGGTTAAGCGTTTACGGCTGTCAAGGGCTTTGACAGTACCTGAAACTACGAGCATTTTTGAG GACATAGCAACTAGAGTCATTGCTCGTGAGCTAAATCTTCAAGATACACCTGTATCCAATGTTATGACGAGGAATCCAGCTTTTGTTCTCTCTAATACCCCGGCTGTGGAAGCCTTGCAGAAAATGGTGCAAG GAAAATTTCGGCATCTTCCTGTAGTGGAAAATGGGAAGGTTATTGCATTAGTTGATATTGCAAAGTGTCTATATGATGCTATTGCACGCATGGAAAGGGTGGCTGAGAAGGGAAAAGCCATAGCAGCTGCTGTTGAGGGAGTAGAGAAACAATGGGGAACCTCGGCATCTG GACCAAATACATTCATTGAAACTATTAGGGAGCGCATGTTTAAACCCTCTTTATCTACCATCGTTGATGAGAATTCAAA GGTGGTAACTGTCTCACGAACAGACACAGTGTTAACGGCAACAAAGAAAATGCTGGAGTGTAAGTTAAAGTCAGCGATTGTGACAGTAGACAACAACCCATGCGGAATCTTAAC ttCGAAGGATATTTTGATGCGAGTCATTGGCCAAAATCTACCTCCAGAGTCAACTTATGCAGAGACG GTCATGACACCCGATCCAGAAGGTGCATCAATAGATACACCAATTGTTGTAGCTCTACAAAAGATGCACGACGGGAAATTTTTACACCTTCCTGTCATTGATCGAG ATGGAAGTGTTGTTACTGTCCTTGATGTAATTCACATCACCCATGCTGCTGTAGCCACA GTGGAAAATAGTGGAGTTGGAAATGAACCTGCAAGCGCTATAATGCAAAACTTTTGGGATTCTACCATGGCATCAGGGcctttggaagatgaagattcacgAAG TGAGGGATCCATGAAACTAACTTCTGAAGAAACTGATCCGGATAGTAGATATTCTGGATCCAACCTACCAAACTCCTTTGGCTTCAAGCTTGAAGATAAGAAGGGTCTGCTTCATAGGTTCACCTCTG ATACAAGAAGCTTAACGGATCTTACGACATGCATTCTGCAGAGAGTGGGTGATGACATCGATCCGAACCACCTGCCACAAATTCTG tatgaagatgaagaccGCGACAAAGTCATTATTGCATCAGATAGCGACCTTACAACAGCCGTGGAACATGCTAAAGAAGTTGGTTTGAAG GGTTTAAGGTTGCATTTAGATTATTCAGAATCAAGTATGGGAAAGTCTCAAAGTATGGAGTTTGCAAATAGGAATGCATGGGCTGGCGCATATAGCGCGGTAGCAGCCGGAACTGCCGTAGTTGCCAGCATTGGTATATTTGCTTTCTTGAAGAGATACAATTCTTGA
- the LOC113276655 gene encoding CBS domain-containing protein CBSCBSPB1-like isoform X5, with the protein MLYFDIATRVIARELNLQDTPVSNVMTRNPAFVLSNTPAVEALQKMVQGKFRHLPVVENGKVIALVDIAKCLYDAIARMERVAEKGKAIAAAVEGVEKQWGTSASGPNTFIETIRERMFKPSLSTIVDENSKVVTVSRTDTVLTATKKMLECKLKSAIVTVDNNPCGILTSKDILMRVIGQNLPPESTYAETVMTPDPEGASIDTPIVVALQKMHDGKFLHLPVIDRDGSVVTVLDVIHITHAAVATVENSGVGNEPASAIMQNFWDSTMASGPLEDEDSRSEGSMKLTSEETDPDSRYSGSNLPNSFGFKLEDKKGLLHRFTSDTRSLTDLTTCILQRVGDDIDPNHLPQILYEDEDRDKVIIASDSDLTTAVEHAKEVGLKGLRLHLDYSESSMGKSQSMEFANRNAWAGAYSAVAAGTAVVASIGIFAFLKRYNS; encoded by the exons ATGCTTTACTTT GACATAGCAACTAGAGTCATTGCTCGTGAGCTAAATCTTCAAGATACACCTGTATCCAATGTTATGACGAGGAATCCAGCTTTTGTTCTCTCTAATACCCCGGCTGTGGAAGCCTTGCAGAAAATGGTGCAAG GAAAATTTCGGCATCTTCCTGTAGTGGAAAATGGGAAGGTTATTGCATTAGTTGATATTGCAAAGTGTCTATATGATGCTATTGCACGCATGGAAAGGGTGGCTGAGAAGGGAAAAGCCATAGCAGCTGCTGTTGAGGGAGTAGAGAAACAATGGGGAACCTCGGCATCTG GACCAAATACATTCATTGAAACTATTAGGGAGCGCATGTTTAAACCCTCTTTATCTACCATCGTTGATGAGAATTCAAA GGTGGTAACTGTCTCACGAACAGACACAGTGTTAACGGCAACAAAGAAAATGCTGGAGTGTAAGTTAAAGTCAGCGATTGTGACAGTAGACAACAACCCATGCGGAATCTTAAC ttCGAAGGATATTTTGATGCGAGTCATTGGCCAAAATCTACCTCCAGAGTCAACTTATGCAGAGACG GTCATGACACCCGATCCAGAAGGTGCATCAATAGATACACCAATTGTTGTAGCTCTACAAAAGATGCACGACGGGAAATTTTTACACCTTCCTGTCATTGATCGAG ATGGAAGTGTTGTTACTGTCCTTGATGTAATTCACATCACCCATGCTGCTGTAGCCACA GTGGAAAATAGTGGAGTTGGAAATGAACCTGCAAGCGCTATAATGCAAAACTTTTGGGATTCTACCATGGCATCAGGGcctttggaagatgaagattcacgAAG TGAGGGATCCATGAAACTAACTTCTGAAGAAACTGATCCGGATAGTAGATATTCTGGATCCAACCTACCAAACTCCTTTGGCTTCAAGCTTGAAGATAAGAAGGGTCTGCTTCATAGGTTCACCTCTG ATACAAGAAGCTTAACGGATCTTACGACATGCATTCTGCAGAGAGTGGGTGATGACATCGATCCGAACCACCTGCCACAAATTCTG tatgaagatgaagaccGCGACAAAGTCATTATTGCATCAGATAGCGACCTTACAACAGCCGTGGAACATGCTAAAGAAGTTGGTTTGAAG GGTTTAAGGTTGCATTTAGATTATTCAGAATCAAGTATGGGAAAGTCTCAAAGTATGGAGTTTGCAAATAGGAATGCATGGGCTGGCGCATATAGCGCGGTAGCAGCCGGAACTGCCGTAGTTGCCAGCATTGGTATATTTGCTTTCTTGAAGAGATACAATTCTTGA
- the LOC113276655 gene encoding CBS domain-containing protein CBSCBSPB1-like isoform X1 has translation MVMQIAFEIPGHQVFMLFQRNFKMNGSGGFYGKNFGSSNYSSSSLTRRKSMDIGGIDNLGRRSTSSSRYMGAAGEHTVKRLRLSRALTVPETTSIFEACHRMVSRKADALLLTDSNALLCGILTDRDIATRVIARELNLQDTPVSNVMTRNPAFVLSNTPAVEALQKMVQGKFRHLPVVENGKVIALVDIAKCLYDAIARMERVAEKGKAIAAAVEGVEKQWGTSASGPNTFIETIRERMFKPSLSTIVDENSKVVTVSRTDTVLTATKKMLECKLKSAIVTVDNNPCGILTSKDILMRVIGQNLPPESTYAETVMTPDPEGASIDTPIVVALQKMHDGKFLHLPVIDRDGSVVTVLDVIHITHAAVATVENSGVGNEPASAIMQNFWDSTMASGPLEDEDSRSEGSMKLTSEETDPDSRYSGSNLPNSFGFKLEDKKGLLHRFTSDTRSLTDLTTCILQRVGDDIDPNHLPQILYEDEDRDKVIIASDSDLTTAVEHAKEVGLKGLRLHLDYSESSMGKSQSMEFANRNAWAGAYSAVAAGTAVVASIGIFAFLKRYNS, from the exons ATGGTAATGCAAATTGCTTTCGAAATACCTGGTCACCAAGTGTTCATGTTATTTCAG AGGAATTTCAAGATGAATGGTTCAGGAGGTTTCTATGGGAAGAATTTTGGATCAAGTAAttactcttcatcttctcttacGAGGAGGAAAAGTATGGATATCGGAGGCATTGATAATCTTGGACGAAGATCGACTTCGTCTTCCCGTTACAT GGGAGCAGCTGGTGAGCATACGGTTAAGCGTTTACGGCTGTCAAGGGCTTTGACAGTACCTGAAACTACGAGCATTTTTGAGGCATGCCATCGAATGGTTTCTCGTAAAGCTGATGCTTTGTTGCTAACTGACTCAAATGCTTTACTTTGTGGGATATTAACAGACAGG GACATAGCAACTAGAGTCATTGCTCGTGAGCTAAATCTTCAAGATACACCTGTATCCAATGTTATGACGAGGAATCCAGCTTTTGTTCTCTCTAATACCCCGGCTGTGGAAGCCTTGCAGAAAATGGTGCAAG GAAAATTTCGGCATCTTCCTGTAGTGGAAAATGGGAAGGTTATTGCATTAGTTGATATTGCAAAGTGTCTATATGATGCTATTGCACGCATGGAAAGGGTGGCTGAGAAGGGAAAAGCCATAGCAGCTGCTGTTGAGGGAGTAGAGAAACAATGGGGAACCTCGGCATCTG GACCAAATACATTCATTGAAACTATTAGGGAGCGCATGTTTAAACCCTCTTTATCTACCATCGTTGATGAGAATTCAAA GGTGGTAACTGTCTCACGAACAGACACAGTGTTAACGGCAACAAAGAAAATGCTGGAGTGTAAGTTAAAGTCAGCGATTGTGACAGTAGACAACAACCCATGCGGAATCTTAAC ttCGAAGGATATTTTGATGCGAGTCATTGGCCAAAATCTACCTCCAGAGTCAACTTATGCAGAGACG GTCATGACACCCGATCCAGAAGGTGCATCAATAGATACACCAATTGTTGTAGCTCTACAAAAGATGCACGACGGGAAATTTTTACACCTTCCTGTCATTGATCGAG ATGGAAGTGTTGTTACTGTCCTTGATGTAATTCACATCACCCATGCTGCTGTAGCCACA GTGGAAAATAGTGGAGTTGGAAATGAACCTGCAAGCGCTATAATGCAAAACTTTTGGGATTCTACCATGGCATCAGGGcctttggaagatgaagattcacgAAG TGAGGGATCCATGAAACTAACTTCTGAAGAAACTGATCCGGATAGTAGATATTCTGGATCCAACCTACCAAACTCCTTTGGCTTCAAGCTTGAAGATAAGAAGGGTCTGCTTCATAGGTTCACCTCTG ATACAAGAAGCTTAACGGATCTTACGACATGCATTCTGCAGAGAGTGGGTGATGACATCGATCCGAACCACCTGCCACAAATTCTG tatgaagatgaagaccGCGACAAAGTCATTATTGCATCAGATAGCGACCTTACAACAGCCGTGGAACATGCTAAAGAAGTTGGTTTGAAG GGTTTAAGGTTGCATTTAGATTATTCAGAATCAAGTATGGGAAAGTCTCAAAGTATGGAGTTTGCAAATAGGAATGCATGGGCTGGCGCATATAGCGCGGTAGCAGCCGGAACTGCCGTAGTTGCCAGCATTGGTATATTTGCTTTCTTGAAGAGATACAATTCTTGA
- the LOC113276655 gene encoding CBS domain-containing protein CBSCBSPB1-like isoform X3 codes for MVMQIAFEIPGHQVFMLFQRNFKMNGSGGFYGKNFGSSNYSSSSLTRRKSMDIGGIDNLGRRSTSSSRYMGAAGEHTVKRLRLSRALTVPETTSIFEACHRMDIATRVIARELNLQDTPVSNVMTRNPAFVLSNTPAVEALQKMVQGKFRHLPVVENGKVIALVDIAKCLYDAIARMERVAEKGKAIAAAVEGVEKQWGTSASGPNTFIETIRERMFKPSLSTIVDENSKVVTVSRTDTVLTATKKMLECKLKSAIVTVDNNPCGILTSKDILMRVIGQNLPPESTYAETVMTPDPEGASIDTPIVVALQKMHDGKFLHLPVIDRDGSVVTVLDVIHITHAAVATVENSGVGNEPASAIMQNFWDSTMASGPLEDEDSRSEGSMKLTSEETDPDSRYSGSNLPNSFGFKLEDKKGLLHRFTSDTRSLTDLTTCILQRVGDDIDPNHLPQILYEDEDRDKVIIASDSDLTTAVEHAKEVGLKGLRLHLDYSESSMGKSQSMEFANRNAWAGAYSAVAAGTAVVASIGIFAFLKRYNS; via the exons ATGGTAATGCAAATTGCTTTCGAAATACCTGGTCACCAAGTGTTCATGTTATTTCAG AGGAATTTCAAGATGAATGGTTCAGGAGGTTTCTATGGGAAGAATTTTGGATCAAGTAAttactcttcatcttctcttacGAGGAGGAAAAGTATGGATATCGGAGGCATTGATAATCTTGGACGAAGATCGACTTCGTCTTCCCGTTACAT GGGAGCAGCTGGTGAGCATACGGTTAAGCGTTTACGGCTGTCAAGGGCTTTGACAGTACCTGAAACTACGAGCATTTTTGAGGCATGCCATCGAATG GACATAGCAACTAGAGTCATTGCTCGTGAGCTAAATCTTCAAGATACACCTGTATCCAATGTTATGACGAGGAATCCAGCTTTTGTTCTCTCTAATACCCCGGCTGTGGAAGCCTTGCAGAAAATGGTGCAAG GAAAATTTCGGCATCTTCCTGTAGTGGAAAATGGGAAGGTTATTGCATTAGTTGATATTGCAAAGTGTCTATATGATGCTATTGCACGCATGGAAAGGGTGGCTGAGAAGGGAAAAGCCATAGCAGCTGCTGTTGAGGGAGTAGAGAAACAATGGGGAACCTCGGCATCTG GACCAAATACATTCATTGAAACTATTAGGGAGCGCATGTTTAAACCCTCTTTATCTACCATCGTTGATGAGAATTCAAA GGTGGTAACTGTCTCACGAACAGACACAGTGTTAACGGCAACAAAGAAAATGCTGGAGTGTAAGTTAAAGTCAGCGATTGTGACAGTAGACAACAACCCATGCGGAATCTTAAC ttCGAAGGATATTTTGATGCGAGTCATTGGCCAAAATCTACCTCCAGAGTCAACTTATGCAGAGACG GTCATGACACCCGATCCAGAAGGTGCATCAATAGATACACCAATTGTTGTAGCTCTACAAAAGATGCACGACGGGAAATTTTTACACCTTCCTGTCATTGATCGAG ATGGAAGTGTTGTTACTGTCCTTGATGTAATTCACATCACCCATGCTGCTGTAGCCACA GTGGAAAATAGTGGAGTTGGAAATGAACCTGCAAGCGCTATAATGCAAAACTTTTGGGATTCTACCATGGCATCAGGGcctttggaagatgaagattcacgAAG TGAGGGATCCATGAAACTAACTTCTGAAGAAACTGATCCGGATAGTAGATATTCTGGATCCAACCTACCAAACTCCTTTGGCTTCAAGCTTGAAGATAAGAAGGGTCTGCTTCATAGGTTCACCTCTG ATACAAGAAGCTTAACGGATCTTACGACATGCATTCTGCAGAGAGTGGGTGATGACATCGATCCGAACCACCTGCCACAAATTCTG tatgaagatgaagaccGCGACAAAGTCATTATTGCATCAGATAGCGACCTTACAACAGCCGTGGAACATGCTAAAGAAGTTGGTTTGAAG GGTTTAAGGTTGCATTTAGATTATTCAGAATCAAGTATGGGAAAGTCTCAAAGTATGGAGTTTGCAAATAGGAATGCATGGGCTGGCGCATATAGCGCGGTAGCAGCCGGAACTGCCGTAGTTGCCAGCATTGGTATATTTGCTTTCTTGAAGAGATACAATTCTTGA
- the LOC113276655 gene encoding CBS domain-containing protein CBSCBSPB1-like isoform X2 yields the protein MNGSGGFYGKNFGSSNYSSSSLTRRKSMDIGGIDNLGRRSTSSSRYMGAAGEHTVKRLRLSRALTVPETTSIFEACHRMVSRKADALLLTDSNALLCGILTDRDIATRVIARELNLQDTPVSNVMTRNPAFVLSNTPAVEALQKMVQGKFRHLPVVENGKVIALVDIAKCLYDAIARMERVAEKGKAIAAAVEGVEKQWGTSASGPNTFIETIRERMFKPSLSTIVDENSKVVTVSRTDTVLTATKKMLECKLKSAIVTVDNNPCGILTSKDILMRVIGQNLPPESTYAETVMTPDPEGASIDTPIVVALQKMHDGKFLHLPVIDRDGSVVTVLDVIHITHAAVATVENSGVGNEPASAIMQNFWDSTMASGPLEDEDSRSEGSMKLTSEETDPDSRYSGSNLPNSFGFKLEDKKGLLHRFTSDTRSLTDLTTCILQRVGDDIDPNHLPQILYEDEDRDKVIIASDSDLTTAVEHAKEVGLKGLRLHLDYSESSMGKSQSMEFANRNAWAGAYSAVAAGTAVVASIGIFAFLKRYNS from the exons ATGAATGGTTCAGGAGGTTTCTATGGGAAGAATTTTGGATCAAGTAAttactcttcatcttctcttacGAGGAGGAAAAGTATGGATATCGGAGGCATTGATAATCTTGGACGAAGATCGACTTCGTCTTCCCGTTACAT GGGAGCAGCTGGTGAGCATACGGTTAAGCGTTTACGGCTGTCAAGGGCTTTGACAGTACCTGAAACTACGAGCATTTTTGAGGCATGCCATCGAATGGTTTCTCGTAAAGCTGATGCTTTGTTGCTAACTGACTCAAATGCTTTACTTTGTGGGATATTAACAGACAGG GACATAGCAACTAGAGTCATTGCTCGTGAGCTAAATCTTCAAGATACACCTGTATCCAATGTTATGACGAGGAATCCAGCTTTTGTTCTCTCTAATACCCCGGCTGTGGAAGCCTTGCAGAAAATGGTGCAAG GAAAATTTCGGCATCTTCCTGTAGTGGAAAATGGGAAGGTTATTGCATTAGTTGATATTGCAAAGTGTCTATATGATGCTATTGCACGCATGGAAAGGGTGGCTGAGAAGGGAAAAGCCATAGCAGCTGCTGTTGAGGGAGTAGAGAAACAATGGGGAACCTCGGCATCTG GACCAAATACATTCATTGAAACTATTAGGGAGCGCATGTTTAAACCCTCTTTATCTACCATCGTTGATGAGAATTCAAA GGTGGTAACTGTCTCACGAACAGACACAGTGTTAACGGCAACAAAGAAAATGCTGGAGTGTAAGTTAAAGTCAGCGATTGTGACAGTAGACAACAACCCATGCGGAATCTTAAC ttCGAAGGATATTTTGATGCGAGTCATTGGCCAAAATCTACCTCCAGAGTCAACTTATGCAGAGACG GTCATGACACCCGATCCAGAAGGTGCATCAATAGATACACCAATTGTTGTAGCTCTACAAAAGATGCACGACGGGAAATTTTTACACCTTCCTGTCATTGATCGAG ATGGAAGTGTTGTTACTGTCCTTGATGTAATTCACATCACCCATGCTGCTGTAGCCACA GTGGAAAATAGTGGAGTTGGAAATGAACCTGCAAGCGCTATAATGCAAAACTTTTGGGATTCTACCATGGCATCAGGGcctttggaagatgaagattcacgAAG TGAGGGATCCATGAAACTAACTTCTGAAGAAACTGATCCGGATAGTAGATATTCTGGATCCAACCTACCAAACTCCTTTGGCTTCAAGCTTGAAGATAAGAAGGGTCTGCTTCATAGGTTCACCTCTG ATACAAGAAGCTTAACGGATCTTACGACATGCATTCTGCAGAGAGTGGGTGATGACATCGATCCGAACCACCTGCCACAAATTCTG tatgaagatgaagaccGCGACAAAGTCATTATTGCATCAGATAGCGACCTTACAACAGCCGTGGAACATGCTAAAGAAGTTGGTTTGAAG GGTTTAAGGTTGCATTTAGATTATTCAGAATCAAGTATGGGAAAGTCTCAAAGTATGGAGTTTGCAAATAGGAATGCATGGGCTGGCGCATATAGCGCGGTAGCAGCCGGAACTGCCGTAGTTGCCAGCATTGGTATATTTGCTTTCTTGAAGAGATACAATTCTTGA